Proteins encoded within one genomic window of Burkholderiaceae bacterium:
- a CDS encoding Putative N-acetylgalactosaminyl-diphosphoundecaprenol glucuronosyltransferase, which translates to MTVGDDDLVSIITPAYRAAGVVGETIRSVVAQTHPHWEMLIADDCSPDDTREVVRQWEQADPRVKLIALARNGGPAQARNAALERARGRWIAFLDSDDLWLPAKLERSIAHARQQQAGFVFTGFRRINADGSVTGRYIAAPRSLSYRQLLGNTAIATSTVLLDRRVVGEIRMRKTYYDDLDCWLRILKGAEGAQCGRLAHGLDDDLMRYRVMGHSVSRNKRRSAAHVWRAYRELERLSLPASLWYFGQYALHGVLKYRKF; encoded by the coding sequence ATGACGGTCGGCGACGACGATCTGGTCTCGATCATCACGCCGGCTTACCGTGCAGCCGGCGTGGTCGGCGAGACGATCCGATCGGTCGTCGCGCAGACGCATCCGCACTGGGAGATGCTGATCGCCGACGACTGCTCGCCCGACGACACGCGCGAGGTGGTGCGACAGTGGGAGCAAGCCGACCCACGCGTGAAGCTGATCGCGCTGGCGCGCAACGGCGGGCCAGCGCAGGCCCGGAATGCGGCGCTGGAGCGCGCGCGCGGGCGCTGGATCGCGTTCCTCGACAGCGACGACCTGTGGCTGCCGGCCAAGCTCGAGCGCAGCATCGCGCACGCCAGGCAGCAGCAGGCCGGCTTCGTGTTCACCGGGTTCCGGCGCATCAATGCCGACGGCAGCGTGACCGGGCGCTATATCGCTGCGCCGCGCAGCCTGTCGTACCGGCAACTGCTTGGCAACACTGCGATCGCGACCTCCACCGTACTGCTCGACCGCCGGGTCGTCGGCGAGATACGCATGCGCAAGACCTACTACGACGACCTCGACTGCTGGCTGCGCATCCTCAAGGGCGCAGAAGGAGCGCAGTGCGGGCGCCTGGCGCATGGCCTGGACGACGATCTGATGCGCTACCGGGTGATGGGCCATTCGGTGTCGCGCAACAAGCGGCGCTCTGCGGCGCATGTCTGGCGCGCGTACCGCGAGTTGGAGCGCCTGAGCCTGCCGGCGTCGCTCTGGTACTTCGGCCAGTACGCGCTGCACGGCGTACTGAAGTACCGGAAGTTCTGA
- a CDS encoding UDP-glucose 4-epimerase, with product MVAQQTLLTGGTGFAGRVLVRRLAASGRPVRLLVRRPDPDAGVPVHCVTDWSDEAALRGAMEGVDAVCHLAGLAHLTGRAPADEDQRFDAVNVGLSCRVAQAAFAAGVRRFVFVSSIGAVATSTRPGEALNEQSPCRPTTPYGRSKLRAEARLREIADAHHAELVVVRPPLVHGRNAPGNLARLAKLVATGLPLPLAGIANQRSLIHVDNLARVLELCLDHPAAAGETFHVRDLHDYSTPDILRGLARAMGRPPRMFGLPMPVLRWLAGAAGQRETFGQLTGWLQVDDAHVRALLGFVPAEVEFAA from the coding sequence GTGGTTGCGCAGCAGACGCTCCTGACCGGCGGGACCGGCTTCGCCGGGCGCGTGCTGGTGCGGCGCCTGGCGGCGTCGGGCCGACCAGTGCGCCTGCTCGTGCGCCGCCCGGACCCGGATGCAGGCGTGCCGGTGCATTGCGTGACCGACTGGAGCGACGAGGCCGCGCTGCGCGGCGCGATGGAGGGGGTCGATGCCGTCTGCCACCTCGCGGGGCTCGCGCATCTGACTGGCCGCGCACCGGCCGACGAGGATCAGCGGTTCGACGCGGTCAATGTCGGGCTGAGCTGCCGGGTCGCGCAGGCAGCGTTTGCAGCAGGCGTGCGCCGCTTCGTGTTCGTCAGCTCGATCGGCGCGGTGGCGACGTCGACCCGGCCCGGTGAAGCGCTGAACGAGCAGAGCCCTTGTCGTCCGACGACGCCGTACGGCCGCTCGAAGCTGCGCGCCGAAGCGCGCCTGCGCGAGATCGCCGACGCACACCACGCCGAACTGGTCGTGGTGCGGCCGCCGCTGGTGCATGGCCGCAATGCGCCCGGCAACCTGGCTCGGCTGGCCAAGCTGGTGGCTACCGGGCTGCCGTTGCCGCTGGCCGGCATCGCGAACCAGCGCAGCCTGATCCACGTGGACAATCTGGCGCGAGTGCTCGAGTTGTGCCTGGACCACCCGGCGGCGGCCGGAGAGACCTTCCACGTACGCGATCTGCACGACTATTCGACGCCGGACATCCTGCGCGGTCTGGCCCGTGCGATGGGCCGGCCGCCGAGGATGTTCGGTTTGCCGATGCCGGTGTTGCGCTGGCTCGCCGGCGCGGCCGGGCAGCGCGAGACGTTCGGGCAGTTGACCGGCTGGCTGCAGGTGGACGACGCGCATGTCCGGGCCCTGCTCGGCTTCGT
- a CDS encoding UDP-glucose 6-dehydrogenase has product MKITVFGGGYVGLVTAACLADVGYSVVCVDVDARRIEGLKQGIVPIYEPGLKDLILGNAKEGRLEFTTDAAHGVRHGELLFIAVGTPPDEDGRADLQHVLAVAETIGSHMDGYKLVVDKSTVPVGTADRVRAAVRAQLDARGVEHEFDVCSNPEFLKEGSAIEDFTRGARIVVGSDAPRAEALMRRCYAPFNRNHDILMVMDVRSAELTKYAANAMLATKISFMNELANLAERLDADIDRVRLGIGSDPRIGYQFIYPGCGYGGSCFPKDVQALARTAREVGYEAELLRAVEAVNQRQKQVLHAKLAHAFDGALRGKRIAVWGLAFKPNTDDMRDAPSRALIEALWADGAVVQAYDPEAMRECERIYGRRDDLSLCASRDEALAGADALVICTEWKTFRTVEPDALKRALRYPVVVDGRNLYDPAVMAAAGLLYYAVGRGRSAVGPRSAVQ; this is encoded by the coding sequence ATGAAGATCACGGTATTCGGCGGCGGCTACGTCGGCCTGGTCACTGCGGCATGTCTTGCGGACGTCGGCTATTCAGTGGTCTGCGTCGACGTGGACGCGCGGCGCATCGAGGGATTGAAGCAGGGCATCGTGCCGATCTACGAGCCGGGGCTGAAGGATCTGATCCTGGGCAATGCAAAAGAGGGCAGGCTCGAGTTCACGACCGATGCGGCGCACGGTGTACGGCACGGCGAACTGCTGTTCATCGCCGTCGGTACGCCGCCGGACGAAGACGGCCGCGCCGACCTGCAACACGTGCTGGCGGTGGCCGAGACGATAGGCTCGCACATGGACGGCTACAAGCTCGTCGTGGACAAGTCGACGGTGCCGGTCGGCACTGCGGACCGGGTGCGCGCCGCGGTGCGCGCGCAGCTCGACGCGCGCGGCGTGGAACACGAATTCGACGTCTGCTCGAACCCGGAATTCCTGAAGGAGGGCTCGGCGATCGAGGACTTCACGCGCGGTGCGCGCATCGTGGTTGGCAGCGATGCACCGCGCGCGGAGGCGCTGATGCGGCGCTGCTATGCGCCGTTCAACCGCAATCACGACATCTTGATGGTCATGGACGTCCGCTCCGCCGAGCTGACCAAGTACGCGGCGAATGCGATGCTCGCGACCAAGATCAGCTTCATGAACGAGCTGGCGAACCTGGCGGAACGGCTCGACGCCGACATCGACCGGGTGCGCCTGGGCATAGGTTCGGATCCGCGCATCGGCTACCAGTTCATCTACCCGGGCTGCGGCTACGGCGGCTCGTGCTTTCCGAAGGACGTGCAGGCGCTGGCGCGCACCGCGCGCGAGGTCGGTTACGAAGCGGAACTGCTGCGGGCAGTCGAGGCGGTGAACCAGCGCCAGAAGCAGGTGCTGCACGCAAAATTGGCGCATGCGTTCGACGGCGCGCTGCGCGGCAAACGGATCGCGGTCTGGGGCCTCGCGTTCAAGCCGAACACCGACGACATGCGCGATGCGCCGAGCCGTGCACTGATCGAGGCGCTGTGGGCCGACGGGGCCGTGGTGCAGGCCTACGACCCGGAGGCGATGCGCGAATGCGAGCGCATCTACGGCAGGCGCGACGACCTTAGCCTGTGCGCGAGCCGCGACGAGGCGCTTGCCGGCGCCGACGCGCTGGTGATCTGCACCGAGTGGAAGACGTTCCGCACCGTCGAGCCCGATGCGCTGAAGCGCGCACTGCGTTACCCGGTCGTGGTCGACGGCCGCAACCTGTACGATCCGGCAGTGATGGCCGCCGCAGGCCTGCTGTACTACGCGGTCGGGCGCGGGCGCAGCGCGGTGGGTCCGCGGAGCGCCGTGCAATGA